Proteins found in one Arachis stenosperma cultivar V10309 chromosome 8, arast.V10309.gnm1.PFL2, whole genome shotgun sequence genomic segment:
- the LOC130946028 gene encoding uncharacterized protein LOC130946028 — MEKHGEADLVYDNLQESSMDKDTHVKEGEWVTVSRKGKEKVGKDPKVVPKKANAAICSNLVSKKFSLGPTNMHAGSSSNTKVKSSSNAKVGSKKKKNSPSTLDSLGKAQVSFKDQSIPFFKAGHKRQHPISLQNSPIEALSMDFEHKKNLIKPVQQQIWRTNLNRRMMVLRRKIKRRSLEIGAHQREDPWVVVGDFNDILSVQDVKGGNFYSNHSSIFANTLDSYGLFDLTTSKRWFTWFCKIQGNKEIAKRLDRACCTIEWGLLFPKAFVEVLSHSHSDHCPMLIRCQGVPFKKGNQPFIFQAAWATYPDYKAIVMKSWDSTDFGIHRKFQEASLEYNSTHKKEELRAGYNLVLAQEEMLWYQKSRDQWVRYGDRNTSFFHMQTIIRRKSNKVHGLLVSDGSWSDDLEVLQREVVHFFKNIFCSIEPVEVNCIGEIPMPTLSQYICDNLSKPVTMLEVKKALDNLSSFKAPGPDGFQVFFFKEYWDVVGHKVWRTVQKAFLGETLSHSLLETLIILIPKCDPPTRLKDFWLISLCNAIYKLVTKVLVNRLRPFLDEIVGPTQGGFIHGRGVSDNIIVVQEVLHFLKWTKSRKGAMAFKIDLEKTYNRVDWNFLEHTLESFGLPSLIIRLVMNCVQALNLSILLNGNRLDSF; from the exons ATGGAGAAGCATGGAGAAGCAGATCTTGTATATGATAATTTGCAAGAATCGAGCATGGATAAAGATACTCATGTAAAAGAGGGTGAATGGGTTACAGTTAGTAGAAAAGGCAAGGAAAAAGTGGGTAAAGACCCAAAAGTGGTACCAAAAAAGGCCAACGCAGCAATATGCTCTAACTTGGTGAGTAAGAAATTTTCTCTTGGGCCTACTAACATGCATGCTGGATCCTCATCAAATACAAAGGTGAAGTCCTCATCAAATGCAAAGGTGGGgtccaagaaaaagaagaattcTCCATCCACCCTTGACTCTTTGGGAAAAGCACAAGTGTCATTCAAGGATCAGAGCATTCCCTTTTTCAAAGCAGGGCATAAAAGGCAGCATCCTATTTCGCTTCAAAACTCACCTATTGAAGCATTGTCAATGGATTTCGAGCACAAAAAGAACTTGATAAAGCCGGTGCAACAACAAATCTGGAGAACCAACCTCAACAGAAGAATGATGGTTCTGCGGCGCAAGATCAAGAGAAGAAGCTTGGAGATAGGGGCCCATCAACGTGAG GACCCGTGGGTGGTGGTAGGGGattttaatgatattttgagTGTTCAAGACGTGAAAGGTGGTAATTTCTATTCGAATCACAGTAGTATCTTTGCAAACACTTTAGATTCTTATGGTCTTTTTGATCTGACAACCTCTAAAAGATGGTTTACTTGGTTTTGTAAAATTCAAGGAAATAAAGAAATTGCAAAGAGATTGGATAGAGCTTGCTGTACTATAGAATGGGGCCTTCTTTTTCCAAAAGCATTTGTTGAAGTTCTCAGCCATTCTCACTCTGATCATTGTCCCATGCTTATCCGATGTCAAGGAGTTCCTTTCAAGAAAGGAAACCAACCTTTTATATTCCAAGCGGCATGGGCGACGTATCCTGATTACAAGGCCATTGTTATGAAATCTTGGGATAGTACAGATTTTGGCATCCATAGAAAGTTTCAAGAAGCTTCGTTGGAATACAACTCTACG CACAAAAAGGAAGAATTGAGAGCTGGGTATAATCTAGTGCTGGCTCAGGAAGAGATGCTTTGGTACCAAAAGTCAAGAGATCAATGGGTCCGGTATGGTGATAGAAATACTAGTTTTTTCCATATGCAAACCATCATTAGAAGAAAATCTAACAAGGTTCATGGGTTGCTAGTCAGTGATGGGTCCTGGTCTGATGATCTGGAAGTTTTGCAAAGAGAGGTTGTTcatttcttcaaaaatattttttgctCCATTGAGCCTGTTGAGGTTAATTGCATCGGAGAAATTCCCATGCCAACTCTTAGCCAATATATTTGTGATAATTTGTCTAAACCAGTGACAATGTTGGAGGTTAAAAAAGCTCTGGATAATCTGAGCTCATTCAAAGCTCCTGGGCCAGATGGTTTTCAAGTATTCTTCTTCAAGGAATATTGGGATGTCGTGGGTCATAAGGTGTGGCGTACTGTTCAAAAAGCATTCTTAGGGGAGACGTTAAGTCATTCTTTGTTGGAAACTTTGATTATTCTTATCCCTAAGTGCGACCCTCCAACTAGATTGAAAGATTTTTGGCTAATAAGCCTTTGTAATGCCATTTACAAACTTGTGACTAAAGTGCTGGTTAATAGATTACGACCTTTCTTGGATGAGATTGTTGGCCCAACTCAGGGAGGGTTTATTCATGGTAGAGGAGTGTCTGATAATATTATTGTTGTTCAAgaagttcttcactttcttaaGTGGACAAAGTCTAGAAAAGGAGCTATGGCTTTTAAGATTGATTTAGAAAAGACTTATAATAGAGTTGATTGGAATTTTCTTGAGCACACTCTTGAATCTTTTGGCCTTCCTTCTCTAATTATTCGGCTTGTAATGAATTGTGTTCAGGCCTTAAATCTTTCCATCCTCTTGAATGGGAATAGATTGGATAGCTTCTAA
- the LOC130943564 gene encoding uncharacterized protein LOC130943564 isoform X1, with translation MALWMENGSEPLTEAEKADLEAIAAIKESAAIELKEKGNEYVKKGKKHYSEAIDCYTRAINQKALNDSESSVLFANRAHVNLLLGNHRRALSDAQQALNLSPSNIKAIYRAVKASLSLNLLAEAQEYCRKGLKLDPNNEELKRLDQQIRTKISEKEKLEAEVSRAISEAEELVSAIENRGLKIGKAMYRELTGLKKPVLDKNNILHWPVLLLYAEVMSSDFIEDFCETDMLSVHLDIMFSADQPPPWDVENNYKRDFVELYYEAGSGVRLSKEKLLHCLLEGTAASHVGDEEKDAVEDFKHTAGSPKWIKVNEKKTLQDILKEPNFVIPEIPVFYVVSKQSSFYSKFKSGKWAPPSI, from the exons ATGGCGCTATGGATGGAAAATGGTTCAGAGCCACTCACCGAAGCTGAGAAGGCAGACCTTGAAGCCATTGCTGCCATCAAAGAATCTGCAGCCATTGAACTCAAG GAAAAGGGTAACGAGTATGTGAAGAAGGGTAAGAAGCATTACTCTGAAGCAATTGATTGCTACACAAGGGCAATTAATCAGAAAGCATTGAATGATTCTGAGAGCTCTGTTCTTTTTGCGAACAGGGCGCATGTCAATTTGCTTCTTGGGAACCATCGGCGTGCCCTCTCTGATGCTCAACAAGCACTCAACTTGTCCCCCTCCAACATAAAG GCAATTTATAGAGCTGTCAAAGCATCTCTATCACTGAATTTATTGGCTGAAGCACAAGAGTATTGCCGAAAGGGTCTTAAGTTGGACCCCAATAATGAGGAACTTAAGAGGCTTGACCAACAGATTCGTACGAAGATATCTGAGAAGGAGAAGCTTGAGGCTGAAGTCTCTAGAGCCATATCGGAGGCAGAA GAACTTGTGTCTGCAATAGAAAATAGAGGATTGAAGATTGGAAAGGCAATGTATCGAGAACTCACCGGGTTAAAGAAACCGGTGttagacaaaaataatatcCTTCATTGGCCTGTCCTTCTTCTGTATGCAGAGGTTATGTCCAGTGATTTCATTGAGGATTTCTGTGAGACTGACATGCTTTCAGTTCACCTTGATATCAt GTTTTCAGCAGACCAACCACCCCCATGGGATGTTGAAAACAATTACAAACGTGATTTTGTTGAATTATACTATGAG GCTGGCTCTGGAGTTCGTCTATCAAAGGAGAAACTTCTTCATTGTTTATTAGAGGGAACTGCAGCTTCTCATGTTGGTGATGAAGAGAAAGATGCAGTTGAGGATTTTAAACACACTGCAG GTTCCCCAAAATGGATCAAAGTAAATGAGAAGAAAACCCTCCAAGATATCCTCAAAGAGCCTAATTTCGTAATCCCCGAAATCCCAG TCTTCTATGTTGTTTCCAAGCAATCCAGCTTTTATAGCAAGTTCAAATCTGGAAAATGGGCTCCTCCAAGCATATGA
- the LOC130945016 gene encoding dihydroorotase, mitochondrial-like isoform X3, with protein sequence MIKTLSLPCQVFRLSSKRFENHRRFNCKGTMMELSITQPDDWHLHLRDGDLLEGVIPHSAKHFGRAIVMPNLKPPITTTAAALAYRESILKALPKDSSFTPLMTLYLTDMTSPDEIKRAKKSGAVYGVKLYPAGATTNSQDGVTDLFGKCFPVLEEMVEQDLPLLVHGEVTNPNVDIFDREKVYIETILEPLVQKLPQLKIVMEHITTMDAVKFVMSCKEDSVGATVTPQHLILNRNALFQGGLQPHNYCLPVLKREIHRQAIVSAVTSGSKRFFLGTDSAPHEKRKKECACGCAGIFNAPVALSLYAKVFEEAGALNKLEAFTSFNGSDFYGLPRNKSKLTLKKAPWKVPELLSFPFGDIVPMFAGETLEWEVSLN encoded by the exons ATGATAAAGACTTTGTCACTTCCTTGCCaa GTATTTAGATTGTCTTCCAAAAGGTTCGAAAATCATAGGCGCTTTAATTGTAAAGGAACAATGATGGAACTCAGTATTACACAACCTGATGATTGGCATCTTCACCTCCGTGATGGTGACCTACTTGAAGGTGTCATCCCTCACAG TGCCAAGCATTTCGGAAGGGCAATAGTGATGCCTAATTTGAAACCACCCATCACTACTACTGCAGCTGCTTTGGCTTATAGGgagtccattctgaaagcattgCCTAAAGATAGCAGCTTCACTCCTTTGATGACCCTTTACTTAACAGATATGACAAGCCCTGATGAGATTAAACGTGCAA AAAAGAGTGGAGCTGTTTATGGTGTGAAGTTGTATCCTGCTGGTGCTACCACAAATTCTCAAGATGGTGTTACAGATCTTTTTGGAAAATGCTTTCCTGTTCTTGAGGAAATGGTTGAGCAAGATTTACCATTACTG GTTCATGGAGAAGTTACAAATCCAAATGTTGATATTTTTGACCGGGAAAAGGTTTATATTGAAACGATTTTAGAGCCTTTGGTTCAAAAGCTTCCACAGCTTAAGATTGTAATGGAGCATATTACTACCATGGATGCTGTCAAGTTTGTTATGTCTTGTAAAGAGG ATTCTGTAGGTGCAACTGTTACACCTCAGCATCTTATCCTTAACCGGAATGCTTTGTTCCAAGGTGGCTTGCAGCCTCACAATTACTGTCTCCCAGTTCTCAAAAGAGAGATCCACA GACAGGCTATTGTTTCGGCTGTCACTAGTGGAAGTAAGAGATTTTTTCTCGGAACTGATAGTGCTCCACATGAAAAGCGTAAAAAGGAATGCGCTTGTGGATGTGCTGGCATATTCAATGCTCCTGTTGCTCTATCACTCTATGCCAAAGTCTTTGAGGAG GCTGGTGCATTGAATAAGTTGGAGGCCTTTACAAGCTTTAATGGGTCTGACTTCTATGGCTTACCCAGAAACAAGTCAAAGCTTACTCTAAAGAAGGCTCCATGGAAAGTACCTGAACTGTTATCTTTTCCGTTCGGAGACATCGTTCCCATGTTTGCAGGCGAAACCCTTGAATGGGAGGTATCCCTTAATTGA
- the LOC130945016 gene encoding dihydroorotase, mitochondrial-like isoform X2, with product MFGEKGSHGININKGCIWNLLLFCMDKCRMFGEMVFRLSSKRFENHRRFNCKGTMMELSITQPDDWHLHLRDGDLLEGVIPHSAKHFGRAIVMPNLKPPITTTAAALAYRESILKALPKDSSFTPLMTLYLTDMTSPDEIKRAKKSGAVYGVKLYPAGATTNSQDGVTDLFGKCFPVLEEMVEQDLPLLVHGEVTNPNVDIFDREKVYIETILEPLVQKLPQLKIVMEHITTMDAVKFVMSCKEDSVGATVTPQHLILNRNALFQGGLQPHNYCLPVLKREIHRQAIVSAVTSGSKRFFLGTDSAPHEKRKKECACGCAGIFNAPVALSLYAKVFEEAGALNKLEAFTSFNGSDFYGLPRNKSKLTLKKAPWKVPELLSFPFGDIVPMFAGETLEWEVSLN from the exons ATGTTTGGGGAAAAGGGGAGTCATGGTATCAACATCAACAAGGGTTGCATATGGAACTTGTTGCTATTTTGCATGGATAAGTGTAGAATGTTTGGGGAAATG GTATTTAGATTGTCTTCCAAAAGGTTCGAAAATCATAGGCGCTTTAATTGTAAAGGAACAATGATGGAACTCAGTATTACACAACCTGATGATTGGCATCTTCACCTCCGTGATGGTGACCTACTTGAAGGTGTCATCCCTCACAG TGCCAAGCATTTCGGAAGGGCAATAGTGATGCCTAATTTGAAACCACCCATCACTACTACTGCAGCTGCTTTGGCTTATAGGgagtccattctgaaagcattgCCTAAAGATAGCAGCTTCACTCCTTTGATGACCCTTTACTTAACAGATATGACAAGCCCTGATGAGATTAAACGTGCAA AAAAGAGTGGAGCTGTTTATGGTGTGAAGTTGTATCCTGCTGGTGCTACCACAAATTCTCAAGATGGTGTTACAGATCTTTTTGGAAAATGCTTTCCTGTTCTTGAGGAAATGGTTGAGCAAGATTTACCATTACTG GTTCATGGAGAAGTTACAAATCCAAATGTTGATATTTTTGACCGGGAAAAGGTTTATATTGAAACGATTTTAGAGCCTTTGGTTCAAAAGCTTCCACAGCTTAAGATTGTAATGGAGCATATTACTACCATGGATGCTGTCAAGTTTGTTATGTCTTGTAAAGAGG ATTCTGTAGGTGCAACTGTTACACCTCAGCATCTTATCCTTAACCGGAATGCTTTGTTCCAAGGTGGCTTGCAGCCTCACAATTACTGTCTCCCAGTTCTCAAAAGAGAGATCCACA GACAGGCTATTGTTTCGGCTGTCACTAGTGGAAGTAAGAGATTTTTTCTCGGAACTGATAGTGCTCCACATGAAAAGCGTAAAAAGGAATGCGCTTGTGGATGTGCTGGCATATTCAATGCTCCTGTTGCTCTATCACTCTATGCCAAAGTCTTTGAGGAG GCTGGTGCATTGAATAAGTTGGAGGCCTTTACAAGCTTTAATGGGTCTGACTTCTATGGCTTACCCAGAAACAAGTCAAAGCTTACTCTAAAGAAGGCTCCATGGAAAGTACCTGAACTGTTATCTTTTCCGTTCGGAGACATCGTTCCCATGTTTGCAGGCGAAACCCTTGAATGGGAGGTATCCCTTAATTGA
- the LOC130945016 gene encoding dihydroorotase, mitochondrial-like isoform X1, translating into MIKTLSLPCQVCIYILIVVLFIFHFHAFSSIPFSVFTKKKKDIFPAILHGMCRMFGEKGSHGININKGCIWNLLLFCMDKCRMFGEMVFRLSSKRFENHRRFNCKGTMMELSITQPDDWHLHLRDGDLLEGVIPHSAKHFGRAIVMPNLKPPITTTAAALAYRESILKALPKDSSFTPLMTLYLTDMTSPDEIKRAKKSGAVYGVKLYPAGATTNSQDGVTDLFGKCFPVLEEMVEQDLPLLVHGEVTNPNVDIFDREKVYIETILEPLVQKLPQLKIVMEHITTMDAVKFVMSCKEDSVGATVTPQHLILNRNALFQGGLQPHNYCLPVLKREIHRQAIVSAVTSGSKRFFLGTDSAPHEKRKKECACGCAGIFNAPVALSLYAKVFEEAGALNKLEAFTSFNGSDFYGLPRNKSKLTLKKAPWKVPELLSFPFGDIVPMFAGETLEWEVSLN; encoded by the exons ATGATAAAGACTTTGTCACTTCCTTGCCaagtatgtatatatattctGATTGTAGTTTTATTCATCtttcattttcatgcattttcttcaATCCCATTCTCCGtgtttacaaaaaaaaaaaaagatatttttcctGCTATTTTGCATGGAATGTGTAGAATGTTTGGGGAAAAGGGGAGTCATGGTATCAACATCAACAAGGGTTGCATATGGAACTTGTTGCTATTTTGCATGGATAAGTGTAGAATGTTTGGGGAAATG GTATTTAGATTGTCTTCCAAAAGGTTCGAAAATCATAGGCGCTTTAATTGTAAAGGAACAATGATGGAACTCAGTATTACACAACCTGATGATTGGCATCTTCACCTCCGTGATGGTGACCTACTTGAAGGTGTCATCCCTCACAG TGCCAAGCATTTCGGAAGGGCAATAGTGATGCCTAATTTGAAACCACCCATCACTACTACTGCAGCTGCTTTGGCTTATAGGgagtccattctgaaagcattgCCTAAAGATAGCAGCTTCACTCCTTTGATGACCCTTTACTTAACAGATATGACAAGCCCTGATGAGATTAAACGTGCAA AAAAGAGTGGAGCTGTTTATGGTGTGAAGTTGTATCCTGCTGGTGCTACCACAAATTCTCAAGATGGTGTTACAGATCTTTTTGGAAAATGCTTTCCTGTTCTTGAGGAAATGGTTGAGCAAGATTTACCATTACTG GTTCATGGAGAAGTTACAAATCCAAATGTTGATATTTTTGACCGGGAAAAGGTTTATATTGAAACGATTTTAGAGCCTTTGGTTCAAAAGCTTCCACAGCTTAAGATTGTAATGGAGCATATTACTACCATGGATGCTGTCAAGTTTGTTATGTCTTGTAAAGAGG ATTCTGTAGGTGCAACTGTTACACCTCAGCATCTTATCCTTAACCGGAATGCTTTGTTCCAAGGTGGCTTGCAGCCTCACAATTACTGTCTCCCAGTTCTCAAAAGAGAGATCCACA GACAGGCTATTGTTTCGGCTGTCACTAGTGGAAGTAAGAGATTTTTTCTCGGAACTGATAGTGCTCCACATGAAAAGCGTAAAAAGGAATGCGCTTGTGGATGTGCTGGCATATTCAATGCTCCTGTTGCTCTATCACTCTATGCCAAAGTCTTTGAGGAG GCTGGTGCATTGAATAAGTTGGAGGCCTTTACAAGCTTTAATGGGTCTGACTTCTATGGCTTACCCAGAAACAAGTCAAAGCTTACTCTAAAGAAGGCTCCATGGAAAGTACCTGAACTGTTATCTTTTCCGTTCGGAGACATCGTTCCCATGTTTGCAGGCGAAACCCTTGAATGGGAGGTATCCCTTAATTGA
- the LOC130946404 gene encoding uncharacterized protein LOC130946404, producing the protein MFRMTTVIWSLTRWSMQKMILMSMIMVRRMRKNKEKRKNGEERTIVEDQSGWNNDKMEQLEIQMSQISSCQFTERERDVYDKFGYTYQNREQNNKYIGIHPRLKAKIKGVFVLQFNDKTILCCIIWQGFTLLTQS; encoded by the exons ATGTTTCGGATGACTACTGTGATATGGAGCTTGACGAG ATGGAGCATGCAAAAGATGATTTTGATGTCAATGATTATGGTGAGGAGGATGAGAAAGAACaaggagaagaggaagaatGGAGAGGAAAGAACAATTGTGGAAGACCAAAGTGGATGGAATAATGATAAGATGGAACAACTTGAGATACAAATGTCCCAAATCAG TTCATGTCAATTTacagagagagaaagagatgtaTATGACAAGTTTGGCTACACCTATCAGAATAGAGAAcagaataataaatatatag GGATTCACCCTCGACTTAAAGCTAAGATCAAAGGTGTATTTGTGCTGCAGTTTAATGACAAGACTATTTTATGTTGTATTATCTGGCAAGGGTTTACACTATTGACACAATCTTAA
- the LOC130943564 gene encoding uncharacterized protein LOC130943564 isoform X2 has protein sequence MVQSHSPKLRRQTLKPLLPSKNLQPLNSRAHVNLLLGNHRRALSDAQQALNLSPSNIKAIYRAVKASLSLNLLAEAQEYCRKGLKLDPNNEELKRLDQQIRTKISEKEKLEAEVSRAISEAEELVSAIENRGLKIGKAMYRELTGLKKPVLDKNNILHWPVLLLYAEVMSSDFIEDFCETDMLSVHLDIMFSADQPPPWDVENNYKRDFVELYYEAGSGVRLSKEKLLHCLLEGTAASHVGDEEKDAVEDFKHTAGSPKWIKVNEKKTLQDILKEPNFVIPEIPVFYVVSKQSSFYSKFKSGKWAPPSI, from the exons ATGGTTCAGAGCCACTCACCGAAGCTGAGAAGGCAGACCTTGAAGCCATTGCTGCCATCAAAGAATCTGCAGCCATTGAACTCAAG GGCGCATGTCAATTTGCTTCTTGGGAACCATCGGCGTGCCCTCTCTGATGCTCAACAAGCACTCAACTTGTCCCCCTCCAACATAAAG GCAATTTATAGAGCTGTCAAAGCATCTCTATCACTGAATTTATTGGCTGAAGCACAAGAGTATTGCCGAAAGGGTCTTAAGTTGGACCCCAATAATGAGGAACTTAAGAGGCTTGACCAACAGATTCGTACGAAGATATCTGAGAAGGAGAAGCTTGAGGCTGAAGTCTCTAGAGCCATATCGGAGGCAGAA GAACTTGTGTCTGCAATAGAAAATAGAGGATTGAAGATTGGAAAGGCAATGTATCGAGAACTCACCGGGTTAAAGAAACCGGTGttagacaaaaataatatcCTTCATTGGCCTGTCCTTCTTCTGTATGCAGAGGTTATGTCCAGTGATTTCATTGAGGATTTCTGTGAGACTGACATGCTTTCAGTTCACCTTGATATCAt GTTTTCAGCAGACCAACCACCCCCATGGGATGTTGAAAACAATTACAAACGTGATTTTGTTGAATTATACTATGAG GCTGGCTCTGGAGTTCGTCTATCAAAGGAGAAACTTCTTCATTGTTTATTAGAGGGAACTGCAGCTTCTCATGTTGGTGATGAAGAGAAAGATGCAGTTGAGGATTTTAAACACACTGCAG GTTCCCCAAAATGGATCAAAGTAAATGAGAAGAAAACCCTCCAAGATATCCTCAAAGAGCCTAATTTCGTAATCCCCGAAATCCCAG TCTTCTATGTTGTTTCCAAGCAATCCAGCTTTTATAGCAAGTTCAAATCTGGAAAATGGGCTCCTCCAAGCATATGA
- the LOC130945016 gene encoding dihydroorotase, mitochondrial-like isoform X4: MMELSITQPDDWHLHLRDGDLLEGVIPHSAKHFGRAIVMPNLKPPITTTAAALAYRESILKALPKDSSFTPLMTLYLTDMTSPDEIKRAKKSGAVYGVKLYPAGATTNSQDGVTDLFGKCFPVLEEMVEQDLPLLVHGEVTNPNVDIFDREKVYIETILEPLVQKLPQLKIVMEHITTMDAVKFVMSCKEDSVGATVTPQHLILNRNALFQGGLQPHNYCLPVLKREIHRQAIVSAVTSGSKRFFLGTDSAPHEKRKKECACGCAGIFNAPVALSLYAKVFEEAGALNKLEAFTSFNGSDFYGLPRNKSKLTLKKAPWKVPELLSFPFGDIVPMFAGETLEWEVSLN, encoded by the exons ATGATGGAACTCAGTATTACACAACCTGATGATTGGCATCTTCACCTCCGTGATGGTGACCTACTTGAAGGTGTCATCCCTCACAG TGCCAAGCATTTCGGAAGGGCAATAGTGATGCCTAATTTGAAACCACCCATCACTACTACTGCAGCTGCTTTGGCTTATAGGgagtccattctgaaagcattgCCTAAAGATAGCAGCTTCACTCCTTTGATGACCCTTTACTTAACAGATATGACAAGCCCTGATGAGATTAAACGTGCAA AAAAGAGTGGAGCTGTTTATGGTGTGAAGTTGTATCCTGCTGGTGCTACCACAAATTCTCAAGATGGTGTTACAGATCTTTTTGGAAAATGCTTTCCTGTTCTTGAGGAAATGGTTGAGCAAGATTTACCATTACTG GTTCATGGAGAAGTTACAAATCCAAATGTTGATATTTTTGACCGGGAAAAGGTTTATATTGAAACGATTTTAGAGCCTTTGGTTCAAAAGCTTCCACAGCTTAAGATTGTAATGGAGCATATTACTACCATGGATGCTGTCAAGTTTGTTATGTCTTGTAAAGAGG ATTCTGTAGGTGCAACTGTTACACCTCAGCATCTTATCCTTAACCGGAATGCTTTGTTCCAAGGTGGCTTGCAGCCTCACAATTACTGTCTCCCAGTTCTCAAAAGAGAGATCCACA GACAGGCTATTGTTTCGGCTGTCACTAGTGGAAGTAAGAGATTTTTTCTCGGAACTGATAGTGCTCCACATGAAAAGCGTAAAAAGGAATGCGCTTGTGGATGTGCTGGCATATTCAATGCTCCTGTTGCTCTATCACTCTATGCCAAAGTCTTTGAGGAG GCTGGTGCATTGAATAAGTTGGAGGCCTTTACAAGCTTTAATGGGTCTGACTTCTATGGCTTACCCAGAAACAAGTCAAAGCTTACTCTAAAGAAGGCTCCATGGAAAGTACCTGAACTGTTATCTTTTCCGTTCGGAGACATCGTTCCCATGTTTGCAGGCGAAACCCTTGAATGGGAGGTATCCCTTAATTGA